Proteins from a genomic interval of Vibrio aerogenes:
- a CDS encoding DUF4123 domain-containing protein: MMLRFDTPAPDIYAKSGQLYLLVDGGQIPDLARSLYQLPDIQTPEPIYLYPPYDELKAVSPWLIKATAEVRLWFLAQHQPTAGFFFSSDKTQDEIGDQLRTLIEVVSPYGSEVFLKMAHPEAALILLDSHCAQLWDLIQTAWLPTRDGWQIRHRPDLAGALKQLPYKLDDTQWAAFDEISWRNALEDIYLHMEKHFPHSLHEQSDPLTWTEKLTEQAYQLGFTTQDDVIHYLSIAGWLGEAALTSEKYPQIHQLIHQPSQQTPSQRIEQAAQLAEQYHSSPALQESVV, from the coding sequence ATGATGTTACGTTTTGACACCCCGGCGCCGGATATCTATGCCAAATCCGGTCAGCTTTATCTGCTGGTGGATGGCGGACAGATCCCTGACCTTGCCCGGTCTCTGTATCAACTGCCGGACATTCAGACCCCGGAGCCCATTTATCTCTATCCGCCTTATGATGAACTGAAGGCTGTTTCACCGTGGCTGATTAAAGCCACGGCCGAAGTCCGGTTATGGTTTCTGGCGCAACACCAACCCACTGCCGGATTCTTTTTCAGCTCAGATAAAACACAGGATGAAATCGGCGATCAACTCCGAACCCTGATTGAGGTGGTTTCTCCTTATGGCAGTGAGGTATTTCTGAAAATGGCACATCCGGAAGCCGCGCTGATTCTTCTCGACAGCCACTGTGCCCAGCTGTGGGATCTCATACAAACTGCATGGCTGCCCACCCGCGATGGCTGGCAAATCCGCCATCGTCCTGATCTGGCCGGTGCATTAAAGCAACTGCCTTACAAACTGGATGATACGCAGTGGGCTGCCTTTGATGAAATTTCATGGCGTAATGCACTGGAAGACATTTACCTGCATATGGAGAAACATTTCCCCCATTCCCTTCATGAGCAGTCTGACCCACTGACATGGACAGAAAAACTGACTGAGCAGGCTTATCAGCTGGGCTTTACCACACAGGATGATGTCATCCACTATCTCAGCATTGCCGGATGGCTGGGCGAAGCAGCCCTGACATCTGAAAAGTATCCACAGATCCACCAGTTGATCCATCAGCCTTCACAGCAAACCCCGTCTCAGCGTATTGAACAGGCAGCTCAGCTGGCTGAGCAATACCATTCATCACCAGCCCTACAGGAGTCCGTGGTATGA
- a CDS encoding type VI secretion system Vgr family protein, translating to MRRLNFKLTIDGISDDTLVVRGFHGDESISDAVDSSGNPYFGYRYHIDLASRSSSSLPAKKVIDSKALLEVIRNGKVVQKVHGVIRALDKHDTGHHHTFYSITLVPSLERLAMRRNSRIFQQKNAQDIISIILGEMGISDFCFDLKRTPAVREYCVQYRENDLAFFHRLAAEEGMMYLFTHEDSKHMLVITDHDKGFPKLGGKAPYNCLSGGANPDGYISSMTERKRSEVSSIEMRDYSFKKPDYNFSQKEDGTAMDYQEEMYEHFDFPGRFKDDGNGKAFNKIRLEYLRRAAHTVSGKSDETKIQAGQRFEVKEHDDDAMNRLWLAVQVSHTGSQPQALEEDSSGGATDYSNQFTLIPGDSVWRAHPQPKPRVDGPSIALVVGPPGEEIYTDEHGRVKLHFPWDRYDGSDDKSSAWIRVSQGWAGGQQGMVTVPRIGNEVIVSFLHGDPDQPIVTGRTYDASNTPPYALPANKTKTVLRTQTHQGKGYNELSFEDQSGSEKIYLHAQKDVETLIENDSTTDIKHDRHETIENNQSGNVKKADHLVIEGEQRIKIAKNRTVSVDKEFHQKVAGKQTLDAGSEVHLKGGNSVVLQAGSEITIKVGGTFVKLDPGGVSVVGPAINLNSGGSAGSGSGYGGEDAVMPKILEALKPPEELVPPDITGMTGAEAVIVDYVEKKKPKTQLNTPKRSPLLVKNQQQALSSKEGVCEICKIIAEITD from the coding sequence ATGAGAAGACTAAATTTTAAGCTGACCATCGACGGGATCAGTGACGATACCCTCGTCGTGCGTGGTTTTCACGGGGACGAGTCCATTTCAGACGCGGTCGACAGTAGCGGTAACCCTTATTTCGGCTACCGTTATCACATTGATTTAGCCAGCCGCAGCAGTTCCAGCCTGCCCGCGAAAAAAGTTATCGACAGCAAAGCGCTGCTGGAAGTGATCCGCAACGGCAAAGTGGTGCAGAAGGTTCACGGCGTGATCCGCGCACTGGACAAACACGACACCGGCCACCACCACACCTTTTATTCGATCACTTTGGTGCCGTCGCTGGAGCGTTTAGCCATGCGCCGCAACAGCCGGATCTTCCAGCAGAAAAATGCCCAGGACATCATTTCAATCATCCTCGGTGAAATGGGGATTTCCGATTTCTGTTTTGACCTCAAACGCACGCCAGCCGTGCGTGAATACTGCGTCCAGTACCGGGAAAACGATCTGGCTTTCTTCCACCGCCTCGCGGCCGAAGAAGGCATGATGTATCTATTCACCCATGAAGACAGCAAACACATGCTGGTGATCACCGACCACGACAAAGGCTTCCCGAAACTCGGCGGCAAAGCGCCGTATAACTGCCTCTCCGGTGGTGCGAATCCGGACGGTTATATCTCGTCGATGACCGAACGCAAACGCTCTGAAGTCAGCTCGATTGAAATGCGCGATTACAGCTTTAAAAAGCCCGACTACAACTTCTCACAAAAAGAAGACGGCACGGCGATGGACTATCAGGAAGAGATGTACGAGCATTTCGACTTCCCCGGCCGCTTTAAGGACGATGGTAACGGCAAAGCTTTCAATAAAATTCGATTGGAATATCTGCGCCGCGCGGCCCATACCGTCAGCGGTAAAAGTGACGAAACCAAAATTCAGGCCGGTCAGCGGTTTGAAGTCAAAGAGCACGACGATGATGCGATGAACCGGCTCTGGCTGGCGGTTCAGGTCAGCCACACCGGCAGTCAGCCGCAGGCGCTGGAAGAAGATAGCTCCGGCGGTGCGACCGACTACAGCAACCAGTTCACCTTAATTCCCGGCGACAGCGTCTGGCGCGCGCATCCGCAACCGAAGCCCCGCGTCGATGGCCCCAGCATTGCGCTGGTGGTCGGCCCGCCGGGAGAAGAGATTTACACCGACGAACATGGCCGGGTGAAACTGCATTTCCCGTGGGATCGCTACGATGGCTCGGACGATAAAAGCAGTGCCTGGATCCGCGTTTCACAGGGCTGGGCTGGCGGTCAGCAGGGGATGGTGACGGTACCGCGGATTGGCAACGAAGTCATCGTCAGTTTTCTTCATGGCGACCCGGACCAACCGATTGTCACCGGCCGGACGTATGATGCCAGCAACACCCCGCCGTATGCCTTGCCAGCCAATAAAACCAAAACCGTGCTGCGCACCCAGACCCATCAGGGCAAGGGTTACAACGAGCTGAGTTTTGAAGACCAGTCCGGCAGCGAGAAGATTTATCTGCACGCGCAGAAAGATGTCGAAACCCTGATCGAAAACGACTCAACCACCGACATCAAACACGACCGCCACGAGACGATCGAAAACAACCAGTCCGGTAATGTCAAAAAAGCCGATCATCTGGTGATCGAAGGCGAGCAGCGGATCAAGATCGCCAAAAACCGCACCGTCAGCGTCGATAAAGAATTCCATCAGAAAGTCGCCGGTAAACAAACCCTCGATGCGGGCTCAGAAGTGCACCTCAAAGGTGGCAACTCGGTGGTGCTTCAGGCGGGGAGTGAAATCACCATCAAAGTCGGCGGCACCTTCGTCAAACTCGATCCGGGCGGCGTGAGTGTGGTCGGCCCGGCAATTAACCTCAACTCCGGCGGCAGCGCAGGCAGCGGCTCGGGTTACGGCGGCGAAGATGCGGTGATGCCAAAAATCCTCGAAGCCCTGAAACCACCGGAAGAGCTGGTGCCGCCAGATATCACCGGTATGACCGGCGCGGAAGCGGTGATTGTGGATTATGTGGAGAAGAAAAAGCCGAAGACCCAACTGAATACGCCGAAGCGCTCCCCGCTGCTGGTGAAAAACCAGCAACAGGCACTGAGCAGTAAAGAAGGTGTGTGTGAAATCTGTAAGATTATTGCGGAGATCACGGACTGA